One genomic segment of [Phormidium] sp. ETS-05 includes these proteins:
- a CDS encoding HEPN domain-containing protein, whose protein sequence is MEKQLGKDLNWLFELRSIADYGETRHVPPDEAEKAIAAAAAFISRIKEILGRS, encoded by the coding sequence TTGGAGAAGCAATTAGGGAAAGACCTAAACTGGCTGTTTGAATTGCGTAGCATCGCTGATTACGGCGAAACTCGCCACGTTCCACCTGACGAAGCAGAAAAAGCGATCGCGGCTGCTGCTGCTTTTATCAGTCGGATTAAGGAAATTCTTGGCAGGAGTTAA
- a CDS encoding M23 family metallopeptidase has protein sequence MAPVSFPGCRLTQVLTGKGSKVMLEISQAFDANYYSTMNPDLAAAGLVGPEALFNHFITFGIDEGRSFSPYVEIDYYAAINPDLQAAGLTSNRQFLDHLIAYGVNERRLFSPNVDLNFYAAANQDLGAAGLTTGEQLFDHLINYGAREGRQLVGDPTSNLGLKPTPPPPPPPPPLPPPGLPTLPNSQTQTFAGGMLLGGSSSIAAALPNVNELLTQGLAVATEQLNDFLAAPDLATKIATAFGQEVDLAAVNNLIAQLANAQDLPKIEILSGEDIGGVSGAFDSLTNTVYVSQPFLLQNANNSDAIAGVLLEEIGHSIDARVNPVDAPGDEGQIFAAFVQGKNLSQADVLAWQSENDQTTISPYGQPILVETSDTAWTTYVWDWNWNYLGDTTLSKRDDGLNGINLDLGSTVSNGISSTFSIGGYSDYFIMGMWHDSYFDANTSYRFRVSGDDGFYLLISQDGENWQSLTNDWNYAYQGFNEYIFQPSSSGYHYVFAYLFEREGNAYLDLSWQPDNGSDYYPELASLSEDEWDRQSGDNNQFEQYSSDGDQRWKTDDRIEQIYTDLSTAIFGYRVPMGAGYAYDESYHNSEAIINGTTGWWHSAFDMGADYGTPIKAAVGGTVQWFGGEGDGYVGVGIKSDDGRQWIYHHLQSSSGLWEGKRINAGEDVGLVGWFNGAPHLHLAVGNDPESIVSEMQDQDKLLSVTVSPLMAYWQWRNQ, from the coding sequence AAGTATTAACTGGCAAGGGCAGTAAAGTCATGTTGGAAATTTCACAAGCATTTGATGCTAATTACTACTCCACGATGAATCCAGACTTAGCAGCGGCTGGTTTGGTAGGTCCCGAAGCGTTATTTAACCATTTCATTACATTTGGCATTGATGAGGGGCGGAGTTTCTCCCCTTATGTTGAGATAGATTACTATGCCGCTATCAATCCCGACTTACAGGCGGCTGGCTTGACCAGTAACAGGCAGTTTTTAGACCATTTAATTGCTTATGGCGTCAATGAAAGACGCCTTTTCTCTCCCAATGTTGACTTAAACTTTTATGCAGCGGCGAATCAGGACTTGGGAGCCGCTGGTTTGACCACAGGTGAGCAGTTGTTTGACCACTTAATTAATTATGGGGCAAGAGAAGGACGGCAGCTAGTAGGAGACCCTACATCTAATTTAGGACTAAAACCAACTCCGCCACCTCCACCACCTCCGCCACCTCTACCACCTCCAGGATTACCTACATTACCTAATTCACAAACTCAAACTTTTGCTGGGGGGATGCTTTTAGGTGGTTCGTCTAGTATTGCTGCAGCATTACCAAATGTTAATGAGTTATTGACACAAGGTTTGGCAGTAGCCACAGAGCAACTCAATGATTTTCTTGCTGCTCCTGATTTGGCCACTAAAATCGCCACGGCTTTTGGACAAGAAGTGGATTTGGCAGCGGTAAATAATTTGATTGCTCAGTTGGCAAATGCTCAAGACTTGCCCAAAATCGAGATTCTTTCTGGTGAAGATATTGGGGGAGTGTCCGGTGCCTTCGATTCTCTCACTAATACCGTTTACGTTTCTCAACCGTTTCTCCTGCAAAATGCCAATAATTCAGATGCGATCGCTGGGGTGCTTTTGGAAGAAATCGGCCATTCCATAGATGCTCGTGTGAATCCGGTTGATGCTCCGGGAGATGAAGGACAAATTTTTGCCGCATTTGTTCAAGGCAAGAATTTGAGTCAGGCTGATGTTCTGGCTTGGCAATCAGAAAATGACCAAACCACCATCAGTCCCTACGGACAGCCTATTTTAGTGGAAACATCAGACACAGCTTGGACAACTTATGTTTGGGATTGGAACTGGAATTATTTAGGAGATACTACTCTATCTAAACGGGATGATGGATTAAATGGCATCAACCTAGATTTGGGATCAACAGTATCTAACGGCATATCCTCAACATTCTCTATCGGCGGATATTCAGATTATTTCATCATGGGAATGTGGCATGATTCATACTTTGATGCCAATACAAGCTATAGGTTTCGGGTCAGTGGTGATGATGGATTTTATTTATTGATCAGCCAAGATGGGGAAAATTGGCAGAGCTTGACGAATGATTGGAATTATGCTTATCAAGGTTTTAATGAATACATTTTTCAACCGAGTAGCAGTGGCTATCATTATGTGTTTGCTTATTTATTTGAAAGGGAAGGTAATGCCTACTTAGATTTGTCATGGCAGCCAGACAATGGGAGCGATTACTATCCCGAACTCGCATCCTTGAGCGAGGATGAGTGGGATCGCCAAAGTGGGGATAATAATCAATTTGAGCAATATAGTAGTGACGGAGATCAGCGATGGAAAACAGATGATCGGATCGAGCAGATTTACACTGATCTTTCTACTGCTATCTTTGGCTATCGAGTGCCTATGGGTGCTGGTTATGCTTATGACGAAAGTTACCACAATAGTGAAGCAATAATTAATGGAACAACTGGTTGGTGGCACTCAGCTTTTGATATGGGAGCAGACTATGGGACTCCAATTAAAGCTGCTGTTGGGGGCACAGTTCAGTGGTTTGGTGGCGAGGGCGATGGTTACGTTGGTGTAGGAATTAAGTCTGATGATGGCCGTCAATGGATTTACCATCATTTGCAATCTTCAAGTGGTTTATGGGAAGGTAAACGAATCAATGCTGGTGAAGATGTGGGTTTAGTCGGCTGGTTCAATGGGGCGCCACATTTACATCTTGCAGTAGGAAACGATCCGGAATCCATTGTGAGCGAGATGCAAGATCAAGATAAATTACTAAGTGTTACAGTCAGTCCATTGATGGCTTATTGGCAGTGGCGCAACCAATAA